The genomic window CATATTGAGGGCTTTTACCAATATCAACTTAGTGACAATATTGCGATCACGCCCGGTGTAATATGGATTACTGCACCTGACTTTAATGCTGACAATCCTGATAGTGTAGTTGCTTGGCTCCGCACTACCTTCAGATTTTAACTTGAAAAAACTATCGCAATCCTGAATCATTTGTGAGAAAGAAGCTCCCCGACTTCGTAAAATACCTTGGGGAGCTTTATGCCACCCCAAGGTATTTTAATTGTGGCTGCCTACTTACCTAAAGAATGGGAAGTGCGGTTTGATGCAATGCGACAATCTGGGAATTTGGGGCAGTGTATTTTGTCGATGATAACTTTGTTGGCGATCGCCGCGCCACCATGAAGTTGCTTCCTCACCTGATTGACTGGCAAAAATGCAATGGCTATCCTATCCAGTTTGCCACTGAAGCAACGCTTTTAGGGAATATTTTACTGCGGATAGGCATATCAGGATATGCAAAATTCAGCAAGTAGTTTATAAATCAAATAGGATTGCTATATAACAGTTAAATCGGTGATGTCTCATGAACATTGTCACACCAAAGCGATTTACTATTGACGAATATCATCGGCTGATTGAACTAGAATTTCTCCAGGAAAGCGATCGCATTGAGTTGATTCGCGGAGAACTAATTCAAATGGTAGCAAAAGGCACACCTCATACATTTTGCACAACTCGACTTTGTAGACAACTGGATCGATTGCTGGGCGATCGGGCTGTTGTGCGTTGTCAAGAGCCAATTATACTACCATCAGATAGTGAACCTGAACCAGATGTGGCGATCGCACGAGGAAATGAGACTGACTATCTTCCCCATCATCCCTATCCTGAAGATATTTTTATAGTGATTGAAATTTCCGATTCAACCCTAGATTACGACCAAACAAAAAAGTTAGAAATCTACGCAGAAGCCGGAATTTCTGATTATTGGATTGTCAACTTAAATTTTCGCCAACTTGAGCGTTACAGCCAACCATATCAAAATTCTCAAGGTGAATTTAATTATCTTAGCAAGCAGATATCTTTGCCCCATCAGTCAGTAGCGATTCCTAGATTTGAAGATGTGTTATTAGACTTGAGTCGGATTTTTCCCACGGTTGTAGGTGCTTAGAAACAGCGATGTCTCCGACGGGCTGCGCCTACGCTGTTTTCTTTGCGGAATCAGTCGATCGCCTTTCTCATAACTATCACGCCCGGTGTAATATGGATTACTGCACCTAACTTTAATGCTGACAATCCTGATAGTGTAGTTGCTTGGCTTTGCACTCCCTTCAGATTTTAACTTGAAAAAACTATAGCAATCCTGAATCATTCGTGAGAAAGAAGCTCCCCGACTTCGTAAAAGTTGTTGGCAAGCTGGAGGTTACAATTCTCATAAATTAAATAAGTAAGTCGTTTACCCCAATCCGCTTGGGTTAAGTTTTGTCGTACTCTATTTGTCCATAGTCAAGTTTGATAATTCGGTTTGCTAAATGAAAATAGCGATCGTCGTGGCTAATCACCAGCACTGT from Nostoc sp. UHCC 0926 includes these protein-coding regions:
- a CDS encoding Uma2 family endonuclease, whose protein sequence is MNIVTPKRFTIDEYHRLIELEFLQESDRIELIRGELIQMVAKGTPHTFCTTRLCRQLDRLLGDRAVVRCQEPIILPSDSEPEPDVAIARGNETDYLPHHPYPEDIFIVIEISDSTLDYDQTKKLEIYAEAGISDYWIVNLNFRQLERYSQPYQNSQGEFNYLSKQISLPHQSVAIPRFEDVLLDLSRIFPTVVGA